The genomic DNA TCCTTCTTGAACCGAACTCATAAAGGCTTGCATCTCTTCACGCTCCCTGAAGAGCTGATCTTTTCGTTTTCTTAATTTTTTTTGTAATCGATCCAATCCTTGTTCTAAGGCTGAAAATTCACCCATTTGCTCTTCTGTCAAATCTTCAGATATAAAATCCAAATCGGGATTGTTTTTCCGATCAGAAACCCTGAGGGTTTTAAGATAAAGTTTGTAAATTGGAAAAGTAAAAACGTAGGAACTATAAATAGAAATAAATAAAGATCCTAAAGAAAAATAGAGAGCTGAAGAGAAATGATTTGGAAAAAAAATTAACCAAATCCAAAACAATAAATTAAACGAAATACACTGCACCAGAAAATACTGACTATAGATGCGCCAGGGGTATCTTTTTAAATTAATTGAGGTCCAACCTGACTCGATAACCCACTCCTCTGATTGTTTCGATATGCTCGCCCCATATACCCAATTTTTTTCTTAATCCAAAAACGTGAGTATCAATGGTTCTACCAATGACATTGATACCCTCTCCTTGGATATTTTCAATTAATTTTTCTCGAGTTAAAACTCTTCCATGATTTAAGATCATCAAAGAAAGTAATTTAAATTCACTGGGAGTTAGATGTAACTTCTGATCCAGGATCTTCACCTCGTAGGTTTTAAAATTAATTGTCAAATCAGAAATTGTCATTTGCTCATCAGCTTGGGGTGTCCCTGCCATCAAGGCTCTTCGACAAATAGCCTTGACTCTAGCCATAAATACCTGGGGATCAAATGGTTTAGCTAGGTAATCATCCGCCCCTTTATCTAACCCCAAAACAATATCTTTAACTTCTGTCTTTGCAGTAACCATCAAAATACTGGAACTTGGATTTTTTCTTTTGATAACCTCAATAAAATCAACCCCGCTCATTCCCGGCAGCATCCAATCCAACACAGTCAAATCAAAGATATTATTTTCTAACGCCGCTACGGCCTCCAT from Deltaproteobacteria bacterium includes the following:
- a CDS encoding response regulator transcription factor, whose product is MVEDEKEIRELMALHLLRHGFKVVECGSPMEAVAALENNIFDLTVLDWMLPGMSGVDFIEVIKRKNPSSSILMVTAKTEVKDIVLGLDKGADDYLAKPFDPQVFMARVKAICRRALMAGTPQADEQMTISDLTINFKTYEVKILDQKLHLTPSEFKLLSLMILNHGRVLTREKLIENIQGEGINVIGRTIDTHVFGLRKKLGIWGEHIETIRGVGYRVRLDLN